A stretch of DNA from Pseudonocardia hierapolitana:
TGCGCTTCACCCCGTCCGGGGCCGCGGTCGCCAACTTCACGGTGGCGTCCACCCCGCGCACCTTCGACCGCCAGTCCGGCGAGTGGAAGGACGGCGACGCGCTGTTCCTGCGGTGCAACGTCTGGCGGCAGGCGGCGGAGAACGTCGCCGAGTCGCTCACGCGCGGAATGCGCGTGATGGTGTCCGGGCGCCTGCGGCAGCGGTCGTTCGAGACCCGCGAGGGCGAGAAGCGCACCGTCGTCGAGCTCGAGGTCGACGAGGTCGGCCCGTCGCTCCGCTACGCCACGGCCAAGGTCAACAAGGTGAACCGGGGCGGCGGCAGCGGAGGCTACGGCGGCGGTGGCGGCGGCGGTGGTGGCGGCGGGTACTCCGGTGGAGCCCCCGCCGACGACCCGTGGGGATCCGCGCCGCCTGCCGGCAGCGGCCCCATCGCCGACGACGAGCCCCCCTTCTGACCCCACGCCTCTCGTAACAACCAGGAGTACTACCCATGGCCAAGCCCGTCCTGCGCAAGCCGAAGAAGAAGGTGTGCGCGTTCTGCAAGGACAAGGCCCAGGAGATCGACTACAAGGACACCGGCCTGCTGCGGAAGTTCATCTCCGACCGCGGCAAGATCCGGGCCCGCCGGGTCACCGGCAACTGCCGTCAGCACCAGCGTGACGTCGCGGTCGCGGTCAAGAACTCCCGCGAGGTCGCGCTGCTGCCCTACACCTCGACCGCTCGCTGAGGAGGAGTACCGGTATGAAGCTCATCCTCACCGCCGACGTGCCCAACCTGGGTGCTCCGGGCGACATCGTCGAGGTCAAGGACGGCTACGGCCGCAACCTCCTGCTCCCCCGCAAGCTGGCCATCGTGGCCACCCGGGGCGCGGAGAAGCAGGTGGCGGCGATCCAGCGCGCCCAGCGCGCCCGCCAGATCCGCGACCTCGGCCACGCCAAGGAGGTCGCCGGCCAGCTCGGCGCGCTCAGCGTCACGGTCAAGGCCAAGGCGGCGGGCGACTCCGGTCGCCTGTTCGGTTCGGTCACGGCCGCCGACGTGGTCGAGGCCGTCCGCACCGCGGGCGGCCCCGCGCTCGACCGGCGCACCGTCGAGGTGTCCGGGCAGATCAAGACCGTCGGCACCCACAAGGTCGCCGTGCGGCTGCACCCCGAGGTCACCGCCGAGCTGGACGTGAACGTCGTCGCCAGCTGATCGACCTCATCGCACGAGCCGAGCGAGCCGTGTCCGCACCTCCGCGGACACGGCTCGCTCGTTTCTGTACAGCCGTCGCTGTTACTCAGAGTGAACGGGGCGGAACGTGGATCAGGGATCCACCGTTCCGCCCCGTTCACATTTCCGCGGACTCCGGAGAGGTGTCGAGCCACCCGTCCAGGTGGCGCGCCGAGAAGTGACGGCGGCGTCGCCGAGTGCTCGGCCGAAGGCGCCGAGTGGGCGGTCTCCGCGGCGTGGCGACACGCCGAGAGCGCCTCGTCCGGCGTGTCGCGAGAGAAAGTTGTCCACATCTGCCTATAGTGCTTTGACCTGCACATACGCCGAAGATTGACTAGTTGTCCCCACGTCTTCCACAGGTTGCCCCCTGTGTCTTCCCTGCGCGGCACCGATCCGTCCCCAGCCCGTCCACAGCTTCGCGCACAGGCTGGTTTGGTCGCTTCGGAGCAGGCCCTTAACCTGCCTTGCGGGGTGCGAGGACTCGACTCGGCCGACGGTTCCCGTTCTCCGGGACGTCATCCGGACGTCGTCGAGCTTATCGAACCTTTGTTCGATACAATGGCGGCAGGGGGTGACGCTACGTATGGCTCTGGCTGACGACCGTCCGGCGGGGAGACCGCGTCCGGTCCGCCCCGCGGGCGAGGGGCCTGACACGAACGGTGTGTTCGACCGGCAGCCCCCGCAGGACCTCACGGCCGAGCAGTCGGTGCTCGGCGGCATGCTCCTGTCCAAGGACGCCATCGCCGACGTCGTCGAGATCCTGCGGCCCGACGACTTCTACAAGCCGGCCCACCAGACGGTCTACGACTGCATCCTCGACCTGTACGGCCGGGGTGAGCCCGCCGACGCCGTCACCGTGTCCGCGGAGCTGCAGCGCCGCGGCGAGCTGATCCGG
This window harbors:
- the rpsR gene encoding 30S ribosomal protein S18 is translated as MAKPVLRKPKKKVCAFCKDKAQEIDYKDTGLLRKFISDRGKIRARRVTGNCRQHQRDVAVAVKNSREVALLPYTSTAR
- the rplI gene encoding 50S ribosomal protein L9, translating into MKLILTADVPNLGAPGDIVEVKDGYGRNLLLPRKLAIVATRGAEKQVAAIQRAQRARQIRDLGHAKEVAGQLGALSVTVKAKAAGDSGRLFGSVTAADVVEAVRTAGGPALDRRTVEVSGQIKTVGTHKVAVRLHPEVTAELDVNVVAS
- a CDS encoding single-stranded DNA-binding protein; this translates as MAGETVITVIGNLTADPELRFTPSGAAVANFTVASTPRTFDRQSGEWKDGDALFLRCNVWRQAAENVAESLTRGMRVMVSGRLRQRSFETREGEKRTVVELEVDEVGPSLRYATAKVNKVNRGGGSGGYGGGGGGGGGGGYSGGAPADDPWGSAPPAGSGPIADDEPPF